A genome region from Vicia villosa cultivar HV-30 ecotype Madison, WI unplaced genomic scaffold, Vvil1.0 ctg.000163F_1_1, whole genome shotgun sequence includes the following:
- the LOC131624808 gene encoding protein MAIN-LIKE 1-like: MLPRQMNDWLVASGLSSLQYTSLARVDTHLLSAFVERWHPETSSFHISFGEMTITLDDVSCLLHVPIRGELVDPDFVVTDYDTIHNAVELFGVSLSEASEEASSVRGPYYKLDWLKQVFEQQRAANNFTGAMRAYMMLLLGCTILADKTFTLVEAKYLPLLRDLNTCGRYCWGAAALCWIHEYFPTVGKRGTYGLCGIDSLMARAMKWEYRQGTQKVADIRIVLDQLTPHDIVWRPFEGHRAHRPFDDSYLFRGGLKWYGTVVLYLPDKCMRQFGYRQYIPIAPPNVDTLDVDVEWATYMQSGLQVIRSHDDPPTMFATIPYETDDDYLAWYYTVSHPLLRAPRGDQPMEVLVPVYDEGPSDPRLSYISHELHHYLQHHQARPEDDQFLEIFRALRLAQGEPLPREGPITYDNESD, from the exons ATGCTCCCAAGGCAGATGAATGATTGGTTAGTTGCATCTGGTCTGTCATCTTTGCAGTATACTAGTTTGGCCAGGGTAGATACACATCTTTTATCTGCTTTTGTTGAGAGATGGCATCCTGAAACATCATCATTTCATATCTCGTTCGGCGAGATGACCATCACTCTAGATGATGTTTCATGTCTACTTCATGTACCGATTAGGGGCGAGCTGGTTGATCCCGATTTTGTTGTCACCGATTATGATACTATCCATAATGCTGTTGAGTTGTTTGGTGTCTCTTTGAGTGAAGCATCTGAGGAGGCTTCTTCCGTAAGGGGTCCCTACTATAAATTGGATTGGTTGAAGCAAGTTTTTGAGCAACAAAGAGCTGCAAATAACTTTACAGGTGCTATGAGAGCATACATGATGTTGCTATTAGGTTGCACTATTCTTGCCGACAAGACTTTTACTCTTGTCGAGGCAAAATATCTACCACTGTTGAGAGATTTGAATACTTGTGGAAGATATTGCTGGGGGGCAGCTGCACTG TGTTGGATTCACGAGTATTTTCCAACTGTTGGAAAGAGAGGTACTTATGGGTTATGTGGCATTGATAGTCTAATGGCTAGGGCGATGAAATGGGAATATAGGCAGGGGACGCAAAAAGTGGCTGACATCCGAATTGTGTTAGATCAGTTGACCCCTCACGATATCGTCTGGCGCCCTTTTGAGGGTCATAGGGCGCACCGTCCTTTTGATGATAGCTATTTGTTCCGGGGTGGTTTGAAGTGGTATGGTACTGTAGTTCTATATTTACCTGACAAATGCATGCGTCAGTTTGGATACAGACAGTACATACCGATTGCTCCTCCTAATGTAGACACACTTGATGTGGATGTTGAGTGGGCTACATATATGCAAAGTGGGTTGCAGGTGATCCGATCCCACGATGATCCCCCAACTATGTTTGCCACCATACCATATGAGACAGACGATGATTATTTGGCGTGGTATTATACAGTGTCACATCCTCTATTGAGAGCACCACGAGGTGATCAGCCGATGGAGGTACTAGTGCCTGTCTATGACGAAGGACCGTCAGACCCAAGGTTATCATATATATCTCATGAGCTTCATCATTACTTACAGCATCATCAGGCACGTCCTGAAGACGATCAGTTTCTGGAGATATTTAGAGCACTCAGACTTGCACAGGGCGAACCATTACCTAGGGAAGGTCCAATTACTTATGACAATGAGTCTGATTGA
- the LOC131624807 gene encoding uncharacterized protein LOC131624807 yields MCPPPEKIKTKGGVKKKGKRPVGYDVYRDPSGYEYVDQAHSSSQKSSKRLCSQLSQTSKNKEFDKYIVQFPDYIRPFIDDIVDVRDDGNCGFRAIASLHGYGTDGWSMVRRDLEKEIIGPRSKLYEDLFGKRLPTVRSSLVIETLGQQPPNKWMTLPELGYVIANWYNVVLVSLGHPSLSYFPMTSAHSPNASIYCIGFVNGNHWVQVNMNEGFLLPPVTADWKKYRTKDATSWMVGFVGRLQHWQRLTPILPKYVSLV; encoded by the exons ATGTGTCCACCGCctgaaaaaattaaaaccaaaggaGGGGTTAAGAAAAAAGGGAAGAGACCTGTGGGATATGATGTTTATCGTGATCCTTCAGGATATGAGTATGTTGATCAAGCACATTCGAGTTCGCAAAAATCTTCAAAGAGGTTATGTTCACAACTATCCCAAACctcaaaaaataaagaatttgatAAATACATTGTACAATTTCCAGATTACATCAGACCatttattgatgacattgttgatgTAAGAGATGATGGAAATTGTGGGTTTAGAGCCATTGCATCTTTGCATGGTTATGGCACAGATGGATGGTCAATGGTTCGTCGGGATTTGGAGAAAGAAATTATAGGTCCTAGAAGCAAGTTGTATGAGGATTTATTTGGTAAACGCCTTCCAACTGTGAGATCATCGTTGGTGATAGAAACTTTAGGACAACAGCCACCAAATAAATGGATGACGTTACCTGAGTTGGGCTATGTAATAGCTAATTGGTATAACGTTGTTCTCGTCTCTTTAGGTCACCCTAGTTTGAGTTACTTTCCTATGACGAGTGCACATTCACCTAATGCATCCATTTACTGCATCGGATTTGTTAATGGAAATCATTGGGTTCAA GTAAACATGAATGAAGGATTCCTGTTGCCACCTGTCACAGCTGATTGGAAGAAATATCGCACAAAAGATGCAACATCTTGGATGGTAGGATTTGTCGGGCGGTTACAACATTGGCAACGGCTTACGCCTATACTGCCAAAATATGTCAGCTTAGTTTGA